ACACTGCCGTATTTCGCTGCCCGCGCCCAGCCCGCAGCTGTTTTCGTTTAACGGGCCGCAGGGCGCCTGCCCGCGCTGCGTGGGCCTTGGCGGCGTGGATTATTTTGAGCCGCGCCTTATTGCGCCCAACATGGGCCTTTCGCTGAACACGGGCGCACTGTTGCCCTGGGCCACGGACAAAATGTTCAGCCGCTATGAGGACTCCCTCAAGGCTCTGGGCAAGCGCTTCAAATTTCAGCTTTCCACACCGCTGGAGCAGTTTAGCGAAGATGCGCTTTCCGCTCTTTTTTACGGCGAGGATGAACAGGGCCGCCCCGCGCGCGCCTCGCTGGGGCTGCGCCGCAACTGGATGGGCGGCAGCGTTGCCCTTGGCGCGGGCGGCGATTATCAGAGCGAGCATTTTTCTGACGCACTGCGCACGCAGGGGCAGGTGGGCGTGAGCGAAAAACGCTGGCCCGGCGTTATTCCTCTGCTTGAAAGCGGCATGCAGTACGGCGATGCCTGGCGCGAGGCCCTGTCTCGTTATCGGCAGACCATGGACTGCCCGGACTGCCACGGAGCGCGCCTGAACACCAACGCGCTCTCCGTGCGGGTGGACGATCTGAATATCGCGCAGTTCTGTAACCTTTCGGTTGAGCGCGCGCTGAAATGGCTGGAAAAACGCGAATTTACGGGGCGGCATGTTGTCATTGCCGAACCGCTCATGAAGGAACTGACCCACCGCCTGTCGTTCATGCGCAGCGTGGGGCTTGAGTACCTTTCGCTGGGGCGCTCCATGTCCACGCTTTCGGGCGGCGAGGCCCAGCGCATCCGTCTGGCATCGCAGCTCGGTTCGGGCCTTGTGGGCGTTACCTACGTGCTGGACGAGCCTTCCATCGGCCTGCATCCGCGTGACAACGAGCGGTTGCTGGGAACCCTGCGTTCACTTCAGGCGCGCGGCAATACCGTGCTTGTGGTGGAACACGACGAGGCCACCATCTGCGCGGCGGATACGGTCATTGAGCTTGGCCCCGGCTCCGGCTCGCAGGGCGGCGAGATCATGTTTCAGGGGCGGGTGGACGACCTGCTTGGCAATGCGGATACCCTCACGGCCCGTTACCTGCGTGGCGACGACGTGATCGCCCTGCCGGACGAGCGGCGCGAAGGGCAGGGGGCGCTGGTCATGCACGGCATCACCACCAACAACCTGCGCAATATTGATTGCCGCATCCCTCTGGGCGTGCTCACCTGCGTGACCGGGGTTTCCGGCTCCGGCAAGAGTTCGCTGGTGGTGGATACGCTCTACAAGCATGTGGCCCTCAACCTTGGCCTGCGCGTGGATCAGCCCGGCACCATCGGCGGGCTGGAATACGAGAAAGGCTCCGCGCCTGTGGAGCGCATTGTGGCCATTGACCAGACGCCCATTGGCCGCACGCCGCGTTCCAACCCCGCAACCTACACCAAGATTTTTGACGAGATTCGCAATATTTTTGCCATGACTCAGGACGCCCGCAAACGCGGCTACAAGCCGGGGCGTTTCAGCTTTAACGTGCGCGGGGGCCGTTGCGAGGTCTGCGGCGGCGACGGGCAGATTCGTGTTGAAATGCACTTCTTGCCCGATGTGTATGTGACCTGCGACGTGTGCAAGGGCAAACGCTATAACCACGAAACCCTTGAAGTGCGCTACAAGGGGCTGAACATCGCCGAGGTGCTCGACCTTACCGTGCATCAGGCCCGCCAGCTTTTTGAAAACTATCCCTCGCTGGAGCGCCGCCTTGCCGTGCTGGAAGAGGTGGGGCTGGAATACCTGCGGCTGGGGCAGCCCGCCACAACGCTCTCGGGCGGCGAAGCCCAGCGCATCAAGATTTCGCGCGAGCTTGGCAAGCGATCCCTGCCGGGAACCATGTACATTCTTGACGAGCCGACCACGGGCCTGCACATGCACGAGGTGGGCAAGCTCATCAAGGTGCTGCATGCGCTGGTGGACAGGGGAGCCAGCGTGGTGGTTATCGAGCACAATACAGACATGATTCTGGCATCCGACCATGTGCTGGATATGGGCCCCGGCGGCGGCGAAAACGGCGGACAGATAGTTTCTGCCGGAACGCCCGAGGCCATCGTTGCCGACCCAAATTCCGTCACCGGGCGTTTCCTCATGCAGGAGCGGCTGGACAGGCTCAAGCGGCGTAAATAGGCAGAATTGTCTTGCGATATATGCAAAAAACCCGGAGAAATCCGGGTTTTTTGCATATATTGTCAGCGGGTGCGGGGAGCAGGCAAACGGGATGCTTGGCATGTAAAAGCCCCGGCACAGGGTACAGGCCGGGGCCGGGGCTGAGCCGGTTCGCACTCTGCCAACATGACGAACCGGAGGAGGGGGCGTGCGGGGTCGGAAGCCTTGGCTTTGCTCTCTACTTTTTGGGGTCAAATTTCAGTCGTTTGCTTTCAAGGCGCTGGGCTTCGGCCTCGTTGGGAGTGCAGCCGCAGGAGCTTTTTTTGTCATCTCCGCAGCCTCCATCGCAACAGCCGCATTTGCCCTTGCTGACCGCCGTATAAACCCTGCGACCAAAGTAATATGCAGCCGCAATTATGCACAATATGACGATAATCAGTTGAATATCCATGTCTTCACCTCTTGTTTCCCCCAGAGTGCCTTGCGGCATAGGGAGGATGTGCACGTAGTCTGCCCTTGTAGAAAATGAATGTCAACTTCATTTGAAAGGGCCATAAAAAAAATTTGTCTGTGCGGAAAGCTTACCCCCATTCACAAAGGAATAAAAAAGGGCTGCCCAAGGGCAGCCCGAAAAAATCGCTAAAGTTCAACCCGTGGGCCTTAGTCGTCCTTGGCGGCTTTGTCGCGGCAATCCTTGCAGATGCCGTACAGGTTGTGCACATGGCCGCGTAGCTTGAAGCCGTATTTTTCGGCCATTTCGCGCTGGAGTTTTTCAATGCGCGGATCGCAAATTTCCACAATCTTGCCGCAGTCAAGGCAGACAAGGTGGTCGTGATGGCTGTCCGGCTTGGCAATTTCGTAGCGGGTGATGCCGTCGCTGAAGTGGATTTCCATGGCAAGGCCCGCATCGCAAAGCAGCTTGAGCGTGCGGTATACGGTGGTCTGACCGATGCCGGAATCGCGTTTGATCACGTGCTGATAAAATTCTTCAAGCGAGTGGTGCCCGGGCAATTCAAAAAAAGCTTCGGCTATGATACGGCGCTGGGATGTGGTGTTCAGGCCTTTGCGGCTCATGAAATCCAGAAATTCCGAAAGACCGGCATTATTTTGTTGTGTTGTCATATATATGCCCACCCCCGAATAACAAGTGTGCGTTTGTTAAAACTGTCGATGCGGCCAAGGCTTGCAGTCGCCAGCATGTAGGGTACCTTTTGGCCTAAAAAATGGCAAAAAGCAATGCAGCGGCTAAAAGGCGGTAGCGCACTGTTTTACTGCCCTGCAAGCTATGGTAGGGTTGTGGCGCGTGGAGAGCAAGGGCGTGTGCGAAAAAAAAGAGATTTTTCAGCCGTAATTTCTTGACAGAGTAAATAGGATTGAATACTGTTTTCAAAACAAGGTTGCAGCAACCTCTGCCGGAGCGTCACGCTTCGCCATAAGGATACAATCATGGGAAATCTCATCAATAAAGCGGTTGAACCTTTCAACGTAAAGGCTTTTCACGGTGGCGAGCTGAAAACGGTTACCGAAGCAGATATCAAGGGCCACTGGTCCGTCTTCTTTTTCTATCCTGCTGACTTTACCTTTGTGTGCCCCACGGAGCTGGAAGACCTGGCCGACAACTACGAGCAGTTCAAAAAGCTCAATTGTGAAGTCTATTCCGTCTCCACCGACAGCGCCTTTGTGCACAAAGCCTGGGCCGATGCCTCGCCCAGCATCGCCAAGATTCGTTATCCCATGCTGGCAGACTGCGCCGGAACGCTCTCCAACGCGTTCGGCGTCATGATTGAAGGCGCAGGGCAGGCCTTGCGCGGCAGTTTTCTGGTAAATCCCGATGGCGTCATCAAGGCCTATGAAATCCACGACACGCCCATTGGCCGCAATGTTGAAGAATTGCTGCGCAAGCTGGAAGCCGCGCAGTTTGTGGCCGAACACGGCGATCAGGTTTGCCCTGCCCGCTGGAAGCCCGGCAGCGCCACCCTTAAGCCCGGCCTTGATCTTGTAGGCAAGATCTAGGCAGATTTT
Above is a window of uncultured Desulfovibrio sp. DNA encoding:
- the uvrA gene encoding excinuclease ABC subunit UvrA — protein: MNTSKPCIHIEKARQHNLKNISLDIPRDELVVICGPSGSGKSTLAFDIVYAEGQRRYVESLSAYARQFLPQMDKPDVEKIEGLSPAISLEQQSVSRNPRSTVGTVTEIYDFLRVFFARLGRMYCPQCGRPIEARAADEIIGDIMALPQGTKFMVMAPLVELQKGTHQDKFKKLKAEGFARVRVNGEFYTLDDVPTLDKNKKHSIDLVVDRLVNKEGIRGRLADSVELALRYGEGRLVLHEPDKAAAGQEADTVHSTTSVCAHCRISLPAPSPQLFSFNGPQGACPRCVGLGGVDYFEPRLIAPNMGLSLNTGALLPWATDKMFSRYEDSLKALGKRFKFQLSTPLEQFSEDALSALFYGEDEQGRPARASLGLRRNWMGGSVALGAGGDYQSEHFSDALRTQGQVGVSEKRWPGVIPLLESGMQYGDAWREALSRYRQTMDCPDCHGARLNTNALSVRVDDLNIAQFCNLSVERALKWLEKREFTGRHVVIAEPLMKELTHRLSFMRSVGLEYLSLGRSMSTLSGGEAQRIRLASQLGSGLVGVTYVLDEPSIGLHPRDNERLLGTLRSLQARGNTVLVVEHDEATICAADTVIELGPGSGSQGGEIMFQGRVDDLLGNADTLTARYLRGDDVIALPDERREGQGALVMHGITTNNLRNIDCRIPLGVLTCVTGVSGSGKSSLVVDTLYKHVALNLGLRVDQPGTIGGLEYEKGSAPVERIVAIDQTPIGRTPRSNPATYTKIFDEIRNIFAMTQDARKRGYKPGRFSFNVRGGRCEVCGGDGQIRVEMHFLPDVYVTCDVCKGKRYNHETLEVRYKGLNIAEVLDLTVHQARQLFENYPSLERRLAVLEEVGLEYLRLGQPATTLSGGEAQRIKISRELGKRSLPGTMYILDEPTTGLHMHEVGKLIKVLHALVDRGASVVVIEHNTDMILASDHVLDMGPGGGENGGQIVSAGTPEAIVADPNSVTGRFLMQERLDRLKRRK
- a CDS encoding Fur family transcriptional regulator, which codes for MTTQQNNAGLSEFLDFMSRKGLNTTSQRRIIAEAFFELPGHHSLEEFYQHVIKRDSGIGQTTVYRTLKLLCDAGLAMEIHFSDGITRYEIAKPDSHHDHLVCLDCGKIVEICDPRIEKLQREMAEKYGFKLRGHVHNLYGICKDCRDKAAKDD
- the ahpC gene encoding alkyl hydroperoxide reductase subunit C, producing the protein MGNLINKAVEPFNVKAFHGGELKTVTEADIKGHWSVFFFYPADFTFVCPTELEDLADNYEQFKKLNCEVYSVSTDSAFVHKAWADASPSIAKIRYPMLADCAGTLSNAFGVMIEGAGQALRGSFLVNPDGVIKAYEIHDTPIGRNVEELLRKLEAAQFVAEHGDQVCPARWKPGSATLKPGLDLVGKI